From Senegalia massiliensis, a single genomic window includes:
- the secG gene encoding preprotein translocase subunit SecG, with protein MSTAAIIFTVLLIIASLVLIASILLQSGKSAGLSGSIAGGAESIWGKKQGRSYEAILSKLTTVSAVIFILAALALTAVQ; from the coding sequence ATGAGTACAGCAGCAATTATTTTTACTGTATTATTAATCATAGCAAGTTTAGTACTAATTGCGAGTATCTTACTGCAATCTGGTAAGAGTGCAGGCTTATCAGGAAGTATTGCCGGTGGCGCAGAAAGTATCTGGGGAAAAAAACAAGGAAGAAGTTATGAAGCTATTCTTAGCAAATTAACTACAGTTTCTGCTGTAATATTTATTTTAGCAGCACTTGCATTAACAGCAGTACAATAA